From a region of the Burkholderia lata genome:
- a CDS encoding GNAT family N-acetyltransferase: MTSGDTLFTIESIDAAQTHPLRAMILLNGDLDASALAGDQAPTTLHVGVRDASGIVAVASLCEELREDDRAQPAWRLRGMAVHPAVRGMGFGRVLVQVCVRHAEARGAALVWCTARETAYRFYEKLGFAADDATITMPGRTDMAFHVMRRYIDRQSPAG; the protein is encoded by the coding sequence ATGACGTCAGGCGACACGCTGTTCACCATCGAATCGATCGACGCCGCGCAGACGCACCCGCTCCGGGCGATGATCCTGCTGAATGGCGATCTGGACGCGAGCGCGCTGGCCGGCGACCAAGCGCCGACGACCCTGCATGTCGGCGTACGCGACGCGTCGGGCATCGTTGCCGTTGCCTCGCTCTGCGAGGAGTTGCGCGAAGACGATCGTGCGCAACCGGCGTGGCGGCTGCGCGGGATGGCCGTCCACCCTGCCGTGCGCGGCATGGGCTTCGGGCGCGTGCTGGTGCAGGTCTGCGTGCGGCACGCGGAAGCGCGCGGGGCCGCGCTCGTGTGGTGCACGGCACGCGAGACCGCGTACCGGTTCTATGAAAAGCTCGGCTTCGCAGCCGATGACGCGACGATCACGATGCCGGGGCGCACCGACATGGCGTTCCATGTGATGCGGCGGTATATCGATCGGCAATCGCCGGCGGGCTGA
- a CDS encoding c-type cytochrome has translation MLKRRWFSLLLLTVCLIGQRASAQSALELETDGTARALTRQTLLARPDATDIHVPRDIAYGRPMTFRAVPFADLLGDKLPADGVLETRAADGFAAQLPLELVRSHTPAGAVPWLAIEDPAHPWPKLPGKKVSAGPFYLVWLGPDASSVRGEQWPYQIVRVTIESSPIARWPSLAVDAALPANDPARAGQHLFVTQCLACHRVDGAGSSHAGPDLNTPMNPVDYFQPAALRRYIRNPASVRDWPGRSMPAFPPDQLSDRELDQIVAYLAYMARRKAGK, from the coding sequence ATGCTGAAGCGCCGGTGGTTTTCGCTTTTGCTGCTGACGGTTTGCCTGATCGGTCAACGCGCGTCGGCCCAGTCCGCGCTCGAACTCGAGACGGACGGCACGGCCCGCGCCCTCACCCGGCAGACGCTGCTCGCGCGCCCCGATGCCACCGACATCCACGTGCCGCGCGACATCGCGTACGGCCGGCCGATGACGTTCCGCGCGGTGCCGTTTGCCGACCTGCTCGGCGACAAGCTGCCGGCCGACGGCGTGCTCGAAACCCGTGCCGCCGACGGCTTCGCCGCGCAACTGCCGCTGGAGCTCGTGCGCAGCCACACGCCGGCCGGTGCCGTTCCGTGGCTCGCGATCGAGGATCCCGCGCATCCGTGGCCGAAGCTGCCCGGCAAGAAAGTCAGCGCCGGGCCGTTCTACCTGGTCTGGCTCGGCCCGGACGCGTCGTCGGTGCGCGGCGAGCAGTGGCCGTACCAGATCGTGCGCGTCACGATCGAGTCGTCGCCGATCGCGCGCTGGCCGTCGCTCGCCGTCGATGCCGCGTTGCCTGCGAACGATCCGGCTCGCGCGGGCCAGCACCTGTTCGTCACGCAATGCCTCGCGTGCCACCGCGTCGACGGCGCGGGCAGCAGCCATGCCGGCCCCGACCTGAACACGCCGATGAATCCGGTCGACTACTTCCAGCCCGCCGCGCTGCGCCGCTATATCCGCAACCCGGCATCGGTGCGCGACTGGCCGGGCCGCAGCATGCCGGCGTTTCCGCCCGATCAGCTGAGCGACCGAGAACTCGACCAGATCGTCGCGTATCTCGCTTATATGGCGCGGCGCAAGGCCGGCAAGTAA
- the ahpC gene encoding alkyl hydroperoxide reductase subunit C produces MPIINTQIKPFKATAYHNGDFVPVSEENFKGKWSVVVFYPADFTFVCPTELGDLADRYAEFQKLGVEIYGVSTDTHFTHKAWHDTSDTIGKIKYPMIGDPTLTLSRNFDVLIEEEGMALRGTFVINPEGEIKLCEIHDNGIGRDAGELLRKVQAAQYIAAHPGEVCPAKWTPGAETLTPSLDLIGKI; encoded by the coding sequence ATGCCGATCATCAACACCCAAATCAAGCCGTTCAAGGCAACCGCTTACCACAATGGCGATTTCGTGCCCGTCTCGGAAGAGAACTTCAAGGGCAAGTGGTCCGTCGTCGTGTTCTACCCGGCCGACTTCACGTTCGTCTGCCCGACCGAGCTGGGCGACCTCGCCGACCGTTACGCGGAATTCCAGAAGCTGGGTGTCGAAATCTACGGCGTGTCGACCGACACGCACTTCACGCACAAGGCATGGCACGACACGTCGGACACGATCGGCAAGATCAAGTACCCGATGATCGGCGACCCGACGCTCACGCTGTCGCGCAACTTCGACGTGCTGATCGAGGAAGAAGGGATGGCCCTGCGCGGCACGTTCGTGATCAACCCGGAAGGCGAGATCAAGCTGTGCGAAATCCACGACAACGGCATCGGCCGCGACGCAGGCGAACTGCTGCGCAAGGTGCAGGCTGCGCAATACATCGCGGCGCACCCGGGTGAAGTGTGCCCGGCCAAGTGGACGCCGGGTGCGGAAACGCTGACCCCGTCGCTCGACCTGATCGGCAAGATCTGA
- a CDS encoding L-2-amino-thiazoline-4-carboxylic acid hydrolase, with amino-acid sequence MTEATQTSAAAPEDTRLGILARRRIEAEIIKPIYEIMKREFGAERAQAVIAEAVRGAAVDAGRTFAAQEPGGTSVKSFIALQVLWEKDDALDVEVQRADDAHYDYDVHRCSYAEMYHAMGLGEIGHLLSCARDSYFIQGYAPDIALTRTSTIMQGGKRCDFRYARQAAPENGDA; translated from the coding sequence ATGACCGAAGCCACCCAGACATCCGCCGCCGCCCCCGAGGACACGCGCCTCGGGATCCTCGCGCGGCGCCGCATCGAAGCGGAAATCATCAAGCCGATCTACGAGATCATGAAGCGCGAGTTCGGCGCCGAGCGCGCGCAGGCCGTGATCGCGGAAGCCGTGCGCGGCGCGGCGGTCGACGCCGGCCGCACGTTCGCGGCGCAGGAGCCTGGCGGCACGAGCGTGAAATCGTTCATCGCGCTGCAGGTGCTGTGGGAGAAGGACGATGCGCTCGATGTCGAGGTGCAGCGCGCGGACGACGCGCACTACGACTACGACGTGCATCGCTGCAGCTACGCGGAGATGTATCACGCGATGGGGCTCGGCGAGATCGGGCACCTGCTGAGCTGCGCGCGCGACAGCTATTTCATCCAGGGCTATGCGCCGGACATCGCGCTCACGCGGACGAGCACGATCATGCAGGGCGGCAAGCGCTGCGATTTCCGCTACGCGCGGCAAGCCGCGCCGGAGAACGGCGATGCGTGA
- a CDS encoding LysR substrate-binding domain-containing protein, whose translation MKNIEQLPHDPPLRAVRAFEAFARLGSVTAAAGELDITPSAVSHQLQLLEAFIQTPLTVREGRLLALTDEGRDYYRSISAAFSVLRSATRFVRDRSSLRQITVSLIPLLGIGWFIPRLHAFLADNTDVDVTVLYAHHRNYRSDASDLSIRFGTGDWPGYRCERLLPGAMVPMCSPSFLKRHGPFRTPADLARAPLVHDEDRSTWVNWLQGAGVKHVSHAVGPMFEDGQLTLSAARADLGAALLRAPLVERELANGELVKLFDHALDDGRDYYLCTREDADMPDGARRLAEWLRKMAGI comes from the coding sequence ATGAAAAATATCGAACAATTGCCTCACGATCCACCGCTGCGCGCGGTGCGTGCGTTCGAAGCGTTTGCGCGTCTCGGGTCGGTCACCGCGGCGGCGGGCGAGCTCGACATCACGCCGTCGGCGGTCAGCCATCAGCTGCAACTGCTCGAAGCGTTCATCCAGACGCCGCTGACCGTGCGCGAGGGCCGGCTGCTCGCGCTCACCGACGAAGGCCGCGACTACTACCGCTCGATCAGCGCCGCGTTCTCGGTGCTGCGCAGCGCGACGCGTTTCGTGCGCGACCGCTCGTCGCTGCGGCAGATCACCGTCAGCCTGATTCCGCTGCTCGGCATCGGCTGGTTCATTCCGCGGCTGCACGCATTCCTGGCCGACAACACGGACGTCGACGTGACCGTGCTGTACGCGCATCACCGCAACTACCGCAGCGATGCATCGGACCTGTCGATCCGCTTCGGCACCGGCGACTGGCCCGGCTACCGCTGCGAGCGGCTGCTGCCGGGCGCGATGGTGCCGATGTGCAGCCCGTCGTTCCTGAAGCGCCACGGGCCGTTCCGCACGCCGGCCGATCTCGCGCGCGCGCCGCTCGTGCACGACGAGGATCGCAGCACGTGGGTCAACTGGCTGCAGGGCGCGGGCGTCAAGCATGTGTCGCATGCGGTGGGGCCGATGTTCGAGGACGGCCAGCTCACGCTGAGCGCCGCGCGCGCGGATCTCGGCGCGGCGTTGCTGCGCGCGCCGCTGGTCGAGCGCGAGCTGGCGAATGGCGAGCTCGTGAAGCTGTTCGATCACGCGCTCGACGACGGGCGCGATTACTACCTGTGCACGCGCGAGGATGCGGACATGCCGGACGGGGCGCGGAGGCTGGCTGAGTGGTTGAGGAAGATGGCGGGAATTTGA
- a CDS encoding aspartate aminotransferase family protein, which produces MTTVFHRAPRATLPVAVAGDGIEIIDSTGKRYIDACGGAAVSCLGHSNQRVIDAIKRQAQQLAYAHTSFFTTDVAEELADRLVAAAPAGLEHVYFVSGGSEAVEAALKLARQYFVEKGEPQRRHFIARRQSYHGNTLGALAIGGNAWRREPFLPLLIEAHHVSPCFAYRDQQAGETDEAYAQRLADELEQKIVELGADNVAAFVAETVVGATAGAVPPVRTYLKKIRAVCDKYGVLLILDEIMSGMGRTGYLYACDEDGVAPDLLTIAKGLGAGYQPIGATLVSDRIYRTIVDGSGFFQHGHTYLGHATACAAALEVQRVIAEEKLLDNVKARGEQLRASLRDHYGAHPHIGDVRGRGLFVGVELVRDRDSKATFDPALKLHAAVKREAMQRGLMVYPMGGTIDGVHGDHILVAPPFICTAQQIDTIVERLSGAIGAALASAGA; this is translated from the coding sequence ATGACGACCGTTTTCCATCGCGCTCCGCGCGCCACCTTGCCCGTTGCCGTCGCAGGCGACGGCATCGAGATCATCGACTCGACCGGCAAACGCTATATCGACGCGTGCGGCGGCGCGGCCGTTTCGTGCCTCGGCCACAGCAACCAGCGCGTGATCGACGCGATCAAGCGGCAGGCGCAGCAACTGGCGTATGCCCATACGTCGTTCTTCACGACCGACGTGGCCGAGGAACTGGCCGACCGGCTCGTCGCAGCCGCACCGGCCGGCCTCGAACACGTGTATTTCGTGTCGGGCGGCTCCGAGGCGGTCGAGGCCGCGCTGAAGCTCGCACGCCAGTACTTTGTCGAGAAGGGCGAGCCGCAGCGCCGCCATTTCATCGCACGACGCCAGAGCTATCACGGCAACACCCTCGGCGCGCTCGCGATCGGCGGCAATGCATGGCGGCGCGAGCCGTTCCTGCCGCTGCTGATCGAGGCGCACCACGTGAGCCCGTGCTTCGCGTATCGCGACCAGCAGGCCGGCGAAACCGACGAGGCCTATGCGCAGCGCCTCGCGGACGAGCTCGAGCAGAAGATCGTCGAACTCGGTGCGGACAACGTCGCGGCGTTTGTCGCGGAGACGGTGGTGGGCGCAACGGCCGGCGCGGTGCCGCCGGTGCGCACGTACCTGAAGAAGATTCGCGCGGTGTGTGACAAGTACGGCGTGCTGCTGATCCTCGACGAAATCATGTCGGGGATGGGCCGCACCGGCTATTTGTACGCGTGCGATGAAGACGGTGTCGCGCCCGATCTGCTGACGATCGCGAAAGGGCTCGGCGCGGGCTACCAGCCGATCGGCGCGACGCTCGTCAGCGACCGCATCTACCGGACGATCGTCGACGGCTCGGGTTTCTTCCAGCACGGCCACACGTACCTCGGCCATGCGACCGCCTGCGCGGCCGCGCTTGAAGTACAACGTGTGATCGCCGAAGAGAAGCTGCTCGACAACGTGAAGGCACGCGGCGAGCAACTGCGCGCGTCGTTGCGCGATCATTACGGCGCGCATCCGCATATCGGCGACGTGCGCGGCCGCGGGCTGTTCGTCGGCGTCGAACTCGTGCGCGATCGCGACAGCAAGGCGACGTTCGATCCGGCGCTGAAGCTGCACGCGGCGGTCAAGCGCGAAGCGATGCAGCGCGGCCTGATGGTGTATCCGATGGGCGGGACGATCGATGGCGTTCACGGCGATCACATCCTGGTCGCACCGCCGTTCATCTGTACCGCGCAGCAGATCGATACGATCGTCGAGCGGCTGTCGGGCGCGATCGGCGCTGCGCTTGCGTCGGCCGGCGCGTGA
- a CDS encoding Zn-dependent hydrolase: protein MRDDNVVVERVSAPRVDGDRLWASLDRMAQIGATPKGGVCRLALTDLDRESRDLFVQWAQDAGCTVRVDQMGNVFARRAGRNPDAAPVMTGSHADSQPTGGRYDGIYGVLGGLEVVRALNDAGIETERPIDVVIWTNEEGSRFAPAMVSAGVFSGVYTLEYGLSRTDGTGRTIGEELARIGYAGAEPVGGYPVHAAYELHIEQGAILERAGKTIGVVTAGQGQRWYEVTLTGVDAHAGTTPMEFRRDALVGAARMISFVEVLGRRYAPYARATVGMIEARPNSRNTVPGGCFFTVEFRHPDDAVLDELDAALRAELARVADESGLGAQIEQIFTYAPIPFAPRCIDTVRDAAQALGLSHMDIVSGAGHDACYVARVAPTGMIFVPCVDGLSHNEAEAITPEWAAAGADVLLRAVLQSAQES, encoded by the coding sequence ATGCGTGACGACAACGTAGTGGTTGAGCGCGTGAGCGCGCCGCGCGTCGACGGCGATCGCCTGTGGGCGTCGCTCGACCGGATGGCGCAGATCGGTGCGACGCCGAAGGGCGGCGTCTGCCGCCTTGCGCTGACCGATCTCGATCGCGAATCGCGCGACCTGTTCGTGCAATGGGCGCAAGACGCCGGCTGCACGGTGCGCGTGGACCAGATGGGCAACGTGTTCGCGCGCCGCGCGGGGCGCAATCCCGACGCCGCGCCGGTCATGACCGGCTCGCACGCCGATTCGCAGCCGACGGGCGGCCGCTACGACGGCATCTACGGCGTGCTCGGCGGGCTCGAGGTCGTGCGCGCGCTGAACGACGCGGGCATCGAGACCGAGCGCCCGATCGACGTCGTGATCTGGACCAACGAGGAAGGCTCGCGCTTCGCGCCGGCGATGGTGTCGGCCGGCGTGTTCTCGGGCGTCTATACGCTCGAATACGGGCTGTCGCGCACCGACGGCACGGGCAGGACGATCGGCGAGGAGCTGGCGCGGATCGGCTATGCGGGTGCCGAGCCCGTCGGCGGCTATCCGGTGCATGCGGCGTACGAGCTGCATATCGAACAGGGCGCGATTCTCGAGCGGGCCGGCAAGACGATCGGCGTCGTGACGGCCGGGCAGGGGCAGCGCTGGTACGAGGTGACGCTCACCGGTGTCGACGCGCACGCGGGCACCACGCCGATGGAATTCCGTCGCGATGCGCTGGTCGGTGCCGCGCGGATGATCTCGTTCGTCGAAGTGCTCGGCCGCCGTTACGCGCCCTACGCGCGGGCAACGGTCGGGATGATCGAGGCACGGCCGAACTCGCGTAATACCGTGCCGGGCGGGTGCTTCTTCACGGTCGAATTCCGTCATCCCGACGACGCGGTGCTCGACGAACTCGACGCGGCGCTGCGCGCGGAACTCGCGCGCGTGGCCGACGAATCAGGCCTCGGTGCGCAGATCGAGCAGATCTTCACGTATGCGCCGATCCCGTTCGCGCCGCGCTGCATCGACACGGTGCGTGATGCGGCCCAGGCGCTCGGGCTGTCGCACATGGATATCGTGTCCGGCGCAGGTCATGACGCATGCTATGTGGCGCGCGTCGCGCCGACGGGGATGATCTTCGTGCCGTGCGTCGACGGGTTGAGCCACAACGAGGCCGAAGCGATTACGCCCGAATGGGCGGCGGCGGGCGCCGACGTGCTGTTGCGCGCGGTGCTGCAGAGCGCGCAGGAAAGCTGA
- the ahpF gene encoding alkyl hydroperoxide reductase subunit F, which translates to MLDANLKNQLKAYLEKITRPIELVASLDDSAKSQELLALLNEIASLTDRVTVTERRDDAERKPSFSIGEPGKPAGIRFAGIPMGHEFTSLVLALLQTGGHPIKLDDDVIEQIRALDGEYAFETYFSLSCQNCPEVVQALNVMSLINPCIRHVAIDGALFQSEVESRQIMAVPTMFLNGASFGQGRSSVKEILAKLDTGASARAAKSLENKPVFDTLIVGGGPAGAAAAIYSARKGIATGVVAERFGGQVLDTMAIENFVSVQETEGPKFATALEQHVKQYDVDIMDVQRADALIPGDVHQIRLANGAVLKAKTIVLATGARWREINVPGEREYRNRGVAYCPHCDGPLFKGKRVAVVGGGNSGVEAAIDLAGIVKAVTLIEYGAQLRADEVLQRKLRSLPNVTIVTQAQTTELTGDGSKLNGLVYKDLRSGDTQRIDLEGVFVQIGLVPNTEWLKGTVELSKHGEIVVDARGATSVPGVFAAGDVTTVPFKQIVIAVGEGAKASLGAFDHLIRQDVAPVAAAQPQAEEAVTA; encoded by the coding sequence ATGCTCGACGCCAATCTCAAGAACCAACTCAAAGCGTACCTCGAAAAGATCACGCGCCCGATCGAACTCGTCGCCTCGCTCGACGACAGCGCGAAATCGCAGGAACTGCTGGCGCTGCTGAACGAGATTGCGTCGCTGACGGATCGCGTGACCGTAACCGAACGCCGCGACGACGCCGAGCGCAAGCCGTCGTTCTCGATCGGCGAGCCCGGCAAGCCGGCCGGCATCCGCTTCGCCGGCATCCCGATGGGCCATGAATTCACGTCGCTCGTGCTCGCGCTGCTGCAAACGGGCGGCCACCCGATCAAGCTCGACGACGACGTGATCGAACAGATCCGCGCGCTCGACGGCGAGTACGCGTTCGAGACGTATTTCTCGCTGTCGTGCCAGAACTGCCCGGAAGTCGTGCAGGCACTGAACGTGATGTCGCTGATCAACCCGTGCATCCGTCACGTCGCGATCGACGGCGCGCTGTTCCAGAGCGAAGTCGAGTCGCGCCAGATCATGGCCGTGCCGACGATGTTCCTGAACGGTGCCTCGTTCGGCCAGGGCCGCAGCAGCGTGAAGGAAATCCTCGCGAAGCTCGATACGGGCGCCAGCGCACGTGCCGCGAAGTCGCTCGAGAACAAGCCGGTGTTCGATACGCTGATCGTCGGCGGCGGCCCGGCAGGCGCGGCCGCTGCGATCTACTCGGCACGCAAGGGCATTGCGACGGGCGTCGTCGCCGAACGTTTCGGCGGCCAGGTGCTCGACACGATGGCGATCGAGAACTTCGTGTCGGTGCAGGAAACCGAAGGGCCGAAGTTCGCGACCGCGCTCGAACAGCACGTGAAGCAGTACGACGTCGACATCATGGACGTGCAGCGCGCCGACGCGCTGATTCCGGGCGACGTGCACCAGATCCGCCTCGCGAACGGCGCGGTGCTGAAGGCGAAGACGATCGTCCTCGCGACCGGCGCGCGCTGGCGCGAAATCAACGTGCCGGGCGAGCGCGAATACCGCAACCGCGGTGTCGCGTACTGCCCGCACTGCGACGGCCCGCTGTTCAAGGGCAAGCGCGTCGCGGTGGTCGGCGGCGGCAACTCGGGCGTCGAGGCCGCGATCGACCTCGCCGGTATCGTGAAGGCCGTCACGCTGATCGAATACGGCGCGCAACTGCGCGCGGACGAAGTGCTGCAACGCAAGCTGCGCAGCCTGCCGAACGTGACGATCGTCACGCAGGCGCAAACGACCGAGCTGACCGGCGACGGCAGCAAGCTGAACGGGCTCGTCTACAAGGATCTGCGCTCGGGTGACACGCAGCGCATCGATCTCGAAGGCGTGTTCGTGCAGATCGGCCTCGTGCCGAACACCGAATGGCTGAAAGGCACGGTCGAACTGTCGAAGCACGGCGAGATCGTCGTCGATGCTCGCGGTGCGACGTCGGTGCCGGGCGTGTTTGCCGCCGGCGACGTAACGACGGTGCCGTTCAAGCAGATCGTGATCGCCGTGGGTGAAGGCGCGAAGGCATCGCTCGGCGCGTTCGACCACCTGATCCGGCAGGACGTTGCACCGGTTGCCGCCGCGCAGCCGCAAGCCGAGGAAGCGGTCACCGCGTAA
- a CDS encoding branched-chain amino acid ABC transporter substrate-binding protein → MKIAFLHASLAFSAAALVASVPAFAQSAPQTILIGLAAPLTGPSARIGKDLQNGAQLAIDDANAKHPTIGGKPVVYKLVAADDQSDPRTAVAVAQQLVDKHVIGVVGHWNTGCSVPASRVYRDAGIPQIAPASTGHQYTQQGYATAFRIMGHDDAGGNFTGAYAVKTLKAKRIAVIDDRTSFGSGLADQFIKGVQANGGAIVDRQYVNDKTTDFSGVLTAIKGKRADLVFFGGLDAQAAPISRRMRQLGVNAPLLGAGGFVSQTFLSLAGKDGDGVTALEPGLPLDRMPGGKAFDTQYQARFRAPIELHAPFAYDAAATLIAAAQKAGTTQPAKLVAAVRAIDRPGVTGRIAFDAEGNLKDPAFTIYQVRGGKWTVVDVLGGSRTATK, encoded by the coding sequence ATGAAAATCGCTTTTCTCCACGCCAGCCTCGCATTCTCGGCGGCCGCTCTGGTCGCCTCCGTTCCCGCGTTCGCGCAATCCGCGCCGCAGACGATCCTGATCGGTCTCGCCGCGCCGCTCACCGGCCCGTCCGCGCGGATCGGCAAGGACCTGCAGAACGGCGCGCAACTCGCGATCGACGATGCGAACGCGAAGCATCCGACCATCGGCGGCAAGCCGGTCGTCTACAAGCTCGTCGCGGCTGACGACCAGTCTGATCCGCGCACGGCCGTCGCGGTTGCGCAGCAGCTCGTCGACAAGCATGTGATCGGCGTCGTCGGCCACTGGAACACAGGCTGCAGCGTGCCGGCGTCGCGCGTCTATCGCGATGCGGGCATCCCGCAGATCGCGCCGGCGTCCACCGGCCATCAATACACGCAGCAGGGTTATGCGACGGCCTTCCGCATCATGGGTCACGACGATGCGGGCGGCAATTTCACCGGCGCGTATGCGGTGAAGACGCTGAAGGCGAAGCGCATCGCGGTGATCGACGATCGCACGTCGTTCGGCTCGGGGCTCGCTGACCAGTTCATCAAGGGCGTGCAGGCGAACGGCGGCGCGATCGTCGATCGCCAGTACGTGAACGACAAGACGACCGACTTCAGCGGCGTGCTGACCGCGATCAAGGGCAAGCGCGCGGATCTCGTGTTCTTCGGCGGCCTCGATGCGCAGGCCGCGCCGATCTCGCGCCGGATGCGTCAGCTCGGCGTGAACGCGCCGCTGCTCGGCGCGGGCGGCTTCGTGAGCCAGACCTTCCTGTCGCTTGCCGGCAAGGACGGCGACGGCGTGACGGCGCTCGAACCGGGCCTGCCGCTCGACCGGATGCCGGGTGGCAAGGCGTTCGACACGCAATACCAGGCGCGCTTCCGCGCCCCGATCGAGCTGCATGCGCCGTTCGCGTACGACGCGGCGGCCACGCTGATCGCAGCCGCGCAGAAGGCCGGCACGACGCAGCCGGCGAAGCTGGTCGCGGCGGTGCGTGCGATTGACCGGCCCGGCGTGACAGGGCGGATCGCGTTCGACGCCGAAGGCAACCTGAAGGATCCGGCCTTCACGATCTACCAGGTGCGCGGCGGCAAGTGGACCGTCGTCGACGTGCTCGGCGGCTCGCGCACCGCGACCAAGTAA
- a CDS encoding C45 family autoproteolytic acyltransferase/hydolase has protein sequence MPLSLSPVIAGTPFDIGVRLGELARPVFDEYMQQSSAWQAVRRWRGHPFVAALRQAALAAYPDLVAELDGIAAGVGWPAEDIFLWNCRGELIHNAPDGCTTLAARDAAGTRWIAHNEDGDPYLRERGLLVDVQPEGKPGFISFYYPGSLPGHTFAANRAGIAQAINNLRIRTPAAGVPRMILARAVLDATSLDAAADVLRGHARASGFHHTLGATGDARLLSIEASVARCSVIDVARLAGHANHLVHPGCDAEAQIVTQSSADRQRRVDALTPAIDAIDEAALLRVLGDRAPEGLPIYRDDPADPDDENTLATGVFAIGAASIDFTIHQQGAQCFATRIVPSGRAHDAS, from the coding sequence ATGCCGCTTTCCCTTTCTCCCGTCATCGCCGGCACGCCGTTCGACATCGGCGTGCGCCTCGGCGAGCTCGCCCGCCCCGTATTCGATGAATACATGCAGCAGAGCAGCGCGTGGCAGGCCGTGCGCCGCTGGCGCGGCCATCCGTTCGTCGCCGCGCTGCGGCAGGCTGCGCTGGCTGCGTATCCGGATCTCGTCGCGGAGCTGGACGGGATCGCGGCGGGTGTCGGCTGGCCGGCCGAGGACATCTTTCTGTGGAACTGCCGCGGCGAGCTGATCCACAACGCGCCGGACGGCTGCACGACGCTTGCCGCGCGCGACGCGGCCGGCACGCGCTGGATCGCGCACAACGAGGACGGCGATCCGTACCTGCGCGAGCGCGGCCTGCTCGTCGACGTGCAACCAGAGGGCAAGCCGGGCTTCATCAGCTTCTATTACCCCGGTTCGCTGCCGGGCCATACCTTTGCCGCGAACCGCGCGGGTATCGCGCAGGCGATCAACAACCTGCGGATCCGCACGCCGGCAGCGGGCGTGCCGCGGATGATCCTCGCGCGCGCCGTGCTCGACGCGACGTCGCTCGACGCGGCAGCCGACGTGCTGCGCGGTCATGCGCGTGCAAGCGGCTTTCATCACACGCTGGGCGCGACCGGCGATGCGCGGCTGCTGAGCATCGAGGCGAGCGTCGCGCGCTGTTCGGTGATCGACGTCGCGCGGCTCGCGGGGCATGCGAACCATCTCGTGCATCCCGGCTGCGACGCGGAAGCGCAGATCGTCACGCAATCGTCGGCCGACCGCCAGCGCCGCGTCGACGCGCTGACGCCCGCCATCGACGCGATCGACGAAGCCGCGCTGCTGCGCGTGCTCGGCGATCGCGCGCCGGAAGGGCTGCCGATCTACCGCGACGATCCGGCCGACCCCGACGACGAGAACACACTGGCCACCGGCGTGTTCGCGATCGGCGCGGCATCGATCGATTTCACCATTCACCAACAGGGCGCGCAGTGTTTCGCGACGCGCATCGTGCCGTCCGGACGCGCGCACGACGCATCCTGA
- a CDS encoding carboxymuconolactone decarboxylase family protein: protein MTNRLPPFDPASATDEQKAVLADILSGPRGNLNGPFLGWIASPELAQHAQKLGAFCRYRTGLPLRLSELAILVTAARWRSQAEWHIHHPIALEAGVPAATADAIRRGVAPAFESDDDALIHAFASELYDTRRVSDATFARAEARFGHATVVNLVALLGYYALVAMTLNTFGMRAEGQTELPFPE, encoded by the coding sequence ATGACCAACAGATTGCCTCCGTTCGATCCCGCATCGGCCACCGATGAGCAGAAAGCCGTGCTGGCCGACATTCTCAGCGGCCCGCGCGGCAACCTGAACGGGCCGTTTCTCGGCTGGATCGCGAGCCCCGAGCTCGCTCAGCACGCGCAGAAACTCGGCGCGTTCTGCCGCTATCGCACGGGCCTGCCGCTGCGCCTGTCGGAACTCGCGATTCTCGTGACGGCCGCGCGCTGGCGCTCGCAGGCCGAGTGGCACATCCACCATCCGATCGCGCTCGAGGCGGGCGTGCCGGCCGCGACGGCCGACGCGATCCGGCGCGGTGTCGCACCCGCATTCGAGTCGGACGACGATGCGCTGATCCATGCATTCGCGAGCGAGCTGTACGACACGCGGCGCGTGAGCGACGCGACGTTTGCGCGGGCGGAAGCGCGCTTCGGCCACGCAACCGTCGTGAATCTCGTTGCGTTGCTCGGCTACTACGCGCTCGTCGCGATGACGCTGAACACGTTCGGCATGCGCGCGGAAGGGCAGACCGAATTGCCGTTTCCGGAGTGA
- a CDS encoding CopG family transcriptional regulator, which yields MIRIPVDLSNDQHAALTRIATRQSSSPAEIIRDAIDAYIAQQDRTLADNVFGLWKGRDVVDQEDLRSEW from the coding sequence ATGATCAGAATTCCGGTCGATCTATCAAATGACCAGCATGCGGCGTTGACCCGCATCGCCACGCGCCAGAGCAGTTCCCCCGCCGAGATCATCCGGGACGCGATCGATGCCTACATCGCGCAGCAGGACCGGACACTTGCTGACAATGTGTTCGGCCTCTGGAAGGGGCGCGACGTCGTCGACCAGGAAGACTTGCGCTCGGAGTGGTGA